In Paenibacillus sp. 1781tsa1, one DNA window encodes the following:
- a CDS encoding SMP-30/gluconolactonase/LRE family protein — protein sequence MSDVTVAVQTPALLGEGPSWDAENNRLLWVDIESFKVHVYDPATGQDQAYDVGEHVGAVVPYRGDEVVVALRSGFHTFHLITGELHAIEDPEQDKDTNRFNDGKCDANGRFWAGTMSMNNESKAGSLYCLEEGQPVRTMVQGVSTSNGLGWSPDRKTMYYIDTPTRSIDRFDFDLTAGTIQNRTSVIHIPEELGFPDGMTVDGEGMLWVAHWGGGRITRWNPDTSELLQQIDIPADQVTSCCFGGPDLEELYITTARIGIKEERLKETPDAGSLFVIRPGVKGQETHAYGSSK from the coding sequence ATGAGCGACGTAACTGTAGCAGTACAAACCCCGGCATTACTGGGGGAAGGGCCAAGCTGGGATGCGGAGAACAATCGATTATTGTGGGTAGATATTGAAAGTTTCAAGGTGCATGTGTATGACCCGGCTACAGGTCAGGATCAAGCTTATGATGTCGGTGAACATGTCGGCGCGGTTGTTCCGTATCGGGGTGACGAAGTTGTGGTTGCTTTACGCAGTGGGTTTCATACGTTTCACCTGATTACGGGTGAGCTGCATGCCATTGAGGACCCCGAACAAGATAAGGATACCAATCGGTTTAATGATGGCAAGTGTGATGCGAATGGCCGTTTCTGGGCAGGCACGATGAGCATGAATAATGAAAGCAAAGCCGGATCATTGTATTGTTTGGAGGAAGGACAACCTGTACGCACGATGGTACAAGGCGTGTCAACATCCAACGGCCTGGGTTGGAGTCCGGATCGGAAGACCATGTATTACATTGATACCCCGACACGTTCGATTGACCGGTTTGATTTTGATCTGACAGCAGGTACGATACAGAATCGGACAAGCGTCATTCATATACCGGAGGAATTAGGATTTCCAGATGGCATGACGGTTGATGGTGAGGGCATGCTGTGGGTTGCACATTGGGGCGGAGGAAGAATCACTCGCTGGAACCCGGATACATCAGAACTGTTGCAACAGATTGATATACCGGCAGATCAGGTAACCTCCTGCTGTTTTGGTGGACCGGATCTCGAAGAGTTATACATTACAACAGCACGTATAGGGATTAAGGAAGAACGTCTGAAAGAGACACCGGATGCGGGTTCACTTTTTGTCATCAGACCGGGAGTTAAAGGCCAGGAGACTCACGCCTATGGTAGCTCGAAATAA
- a CDS encoding X2-like carbohydrate binding domain-containing protein, whose amino-acid sequence MSLTVAVVTASLAGLAGTTSAAPSEAYEWKNVVTGAGGGFVPGIIFNESEKDLIYARTDIGGAYRWNAADESWIPLTDFVGWDDWNKNGVDALATDPVDPDRVYMAVGTYTNSWDQNNGSILRSTDRGDTWQTTTLPFKVGGNMPGRSMGERLTVDPNDNRILYFGARSGHGLWKSTDYGVTWNEVTSFPNPGNYVQDPSNEYTSDIVGLAWITFDKTTGSAGQATQTIYVGVADKDQSVYRSTNGGLTWSAVAGQPTGYIPHHGVLDSDGSLYITYSDGVGPYDGAKGDVWKLNTSTGVWTNISPVPSSSTDNYFGYGGLAVDAQNPGTLMVATLNSWWPDATLFRSTDGGATWTRIWEFDGYPNRKLRYTQDISAAPWLTFGTNPAPPETTPKLGWMIGDLEIDPFDSDRMMYGTGATIYGTKNLTDWDDDKKINISVMAKGVEEIAVLDLISPPSGAHLLSGVGDVSGFRHNNLDQAPATIFTSPNYSSTESLDFAELSPNTMVRVGKADYAADPNAKSIGLSSDGGTTWYKANSEPAGTTGGGTVAISADGNRLVWSTSDKGVHYSTGGNSWTASTGIPAQAKVISDRVNPNKFYGFTAGKIYVSVNGGAAFTASPATGLPMEGNADLDAVPGVEGELWFAGGSEETGPYGLWHSTDSGATFTKLANVEEADSIGFGKAAPGQNVVALYTVAQIDGTRGFFRSDDGGANWVRINDDQHQYARVTTITGDPRLYGRVYLGTNGRGILYADRVGGNNGGGTTPVTNSAITPVTAEFDRKVGNQVDIPVTLTLNGNTLVSIRNGNAALVSGTDYTLTGNEVVLSKNYLASLPNGAAALTFQFSAGAHATLNLLIKDTTPAPVGTIRIEMFNSNTSATGSSISPKFKLTNTGTTALNLSDVKIRYYYTINGEQPQNFFADWATAGSSNVTGTFSALNPVRTGADHVLEIGFTASAGTLNAGQSTEIHTRFSKSNWTNYTQTDDYSFAGSQTSYTDWSKVTGYVAGSLQWGIEP is encoded by the coding sequence ATGAGCTTGACGGTTGCCGTAGTAACCGCTTCACTGGCAGGACTTGCTGGAACTACATCGGCGGCACCGAGTGAAGCCTATGAGTGGAAAAATGTGGTGACTGGTGCAGGAGGCGGATTTGTACCGGGCATTATTTTCAACGAGTCGGAAAAGGATCTGATCTATGCCCGTACCGATATCGGGGGAGCCTATCGCTGGAATGCGGCTGATGAGAGCTGGATACCCTTAACGGATTTTGTTGGCTGGGATGACTGGAACAAGAATGGTGTGGACGCATTGGCTACGGACCCGGTTGATCCTGATCGCGTGTATATGGCAGTTGGGACGTATACGAATTCGTGGGACCAAAATAATGGTTCCATCTTGCGCTCTACGGACCGGGGGGATACATGGCAGACCACAACTCTTCCGTTCAAAGTGGGAGGCAACATGCCGGGACGTTCCATGGGAGAACGCCTGACTGTGGACCCGAATGATAACCGTATCCTGTATTTCGGTGCACGGAGTGGTCATGGGTTATGGAAAAGTACCGATTACGGTGTGACCTGGAACGAAGTCACAAGCTTCCCGAATCCGGGAAATTATGTGCAAGACCCTTCGAATGAGTATACCAGTGACATTGTAGGTCTGGCATGGATTACGTTTGACAAAACAACAGGTTCGGCAGGGCAGGCAACCCAGACCATCTATGTGGGTGTTGCGGATAAAGATCAAAGTGTATATCGCAGCACGAATGGCGGCCTGACCTGGTCAGCTGTTGCGGGTCAACCTACAGGTTACATCCCGCATCATGGTGTACTTGATTCAGACGGAAGCCTCTATATTACGTACAGCGATGGTGTTGGACCCTATGATGGGGCAAAAGGTGACGTTTGGAAACTGAACACGTCCACAGGTGTCTGGACCAACATCAGCCCTGTTCCAAGCAGCAGCACGGATAATTATTTTGGATATGGCGGATTGGCTGTCGATGCTCAGAATCCTGGTACATTGATGGTCGCGACATTGAACTCCTGGTGGCCTGATGCTACGTTGTTCCGCAGTACAGATGGCGGAGCGACGTGGACACGCATATGGGAATTTGATGGATATCCGAACCGGAAGTTACGGTATACACAGGATATTTCGGCAGCGCCATGGCTCACATTTGGTACCAATCCTGCCCCACCCGAAACAACTCCAAAACTGGGCTGGATGATCGGTGATCTGGAGATTGATCCGTTTGATTCGGATCGCATGATGTATGGAACGGGGGCTACGATCTATGGAACGAAGAACCTGACAGACTGGGATGATGATAAGAAAATCAATATTTCAGTGATGGCAAAGGGTGTTGAGGAGATTGCCGTACTGGATCTGATCAGCCCGCCAAGTGGTGCACATTTGTTAAGTGGAGTGGGGGATGTCTCAGGATTCCGTCATAATAATCTGGATCAGGCTCCAGCGACCATATTTACGAGCCCGAACTATTCTTCCACAGAAAGTCTGGATTTTGCAGAGTTAAGTCCGAATACGATGGTTCGCGTAGGGAAAGCAGATTATGCTGCTGATCCAAATGCAAAATCCATTGGTTTGTCCAGTGATGGAGGGACTACGTGGTATAAAGCCAATTCAGAACCTGCCGGCACAACGGGAGGAGGAACTGTAGCCATCTCTGCGGATGGTAACCGACTGGTATGGAGCACGTCAGACAAAGGTGTGCATTACTCGACTGGCGGCAATTCCTGGACGGCAAGTACAGGGATACCTGCACAGGCAAAAGTGATATCTGATCGTGTAAACCCAAACAAATTCTATGGATTTACAGCGGGTAAAATCTATGTGAGTGTGAATGGTGGTGCTGCCTTCACGGCATCGCCTGCGACGGGACTTCCAATGGAAGGAAATGCCGATCTGGATGCCGTTCCAGGTGTTGAAGGTGAACTCTGGTTTGCAGGTGGTAGTGAGGAAACAGGTCCTTACGGATTATGGCATTCCACGGATTCAGGAGCGACATTCACGAAGCTTGCCAATGTAGAGGAAGCAGACAGTATCGGATTTGGTAAAGCGGCCCCTGGACAGAACGTTGTTGCGTTATATACGGTTGCACAGATTGATGGAACACGTGGATTCTTCCGCTCCGATGACGGTGGAGCCAATTGGGTTCGTATCAACGATGATCAGCATCAGTATGCTCGTGTAACCACAATTACGGGTGATCCGCGTTTGTATGGAAGAGTATACCTCGGAACGAATGGCCGCGGAATTTTGTATGCCGACCGTGTTGGAGGTAACAATGGCGGAGGTACAACACCAGTGACCAACTCTGCCATTACACCGGTTACAGCGGAATTTGATCGCAAAGTCGGTAATCAGGTTGATATTCCAGTCACGTTGACGCTGAACGGCAATACACTTGTATCCATTCGTAACGGGAATGCAGCGCTGGTTTCAGGTACAGATTACACGTTAACAGGCAATGAGGTCGTATTGAGTAAAAACTACCTGGCTTCCCTGCCAAATGGTGCAGCGGCACTAACCTTTCAATTCAGCGCAGGCGCTCATGCGACCTTGAATCTGCTCATTAAAGACACGACACCTGCCCCTGTTGGAACCATACGCATTGAGATGTTTAATAGCAACACTTCAGCGACAGGCAGCTCGATTAGCCCCAAATTCAAACTGACGAATACGGGTACTACAGCATTAAATCTGTCTGATGTAAAAATCAGATACTATTACACGATAAACGGTGAACAGCCTCAGAACTTCTTCGCTGACTGGGCGACTGCTGGCAGTTCGAATGTAACAGGCACGTTCAGTGCACTCAATCCAGTACGGACAGGTGCTGATCACGTACTTGAGATCGGCTTTACAGCTTCGGCCGGAACTTTGAATGCGGGACAAAGCACGGAAATTCATACTCGCTTCTCCAAGAGCAATTGGACCAACTATACGCAAACGGATGATTATTCTTTTGCAGGTAGTCAGACATCCTATACGGATTGGTCCAAAGTCACCGGTTATGTTGCAGGAAGTCTCCAGTGGGGAATTGAACCATAA
- a CDS encoding response regulator transcription factor — MNRLCKVLIVDDEFLVRQGIKHHMNWEAEGFIIVGEASNGEEGLQQVSLLKPDIVITDIVMPVMDGETFVRTLKASNPQIEVIVLSSFSEFEYVRSTLQHGAADYILKPKLDTNELLQVLQRTAGKIPELQFEPSHDGWRLGQLMEKMLSGFTLDEDSEMPMIRDTFPYKSFRLLVYKPVDAGGNPLKLDQEQMESKLRGDLPEVECAMVPAEGSLPVMLLNVDPARDGWMLERIRQLASENATGEGSPGWVLSESFTSFEQMGVVYRERLIKLMEYRFYYKDRPILVYGELPPLHPAGYQFNVNMFLQHVKRNRVEAAREYLQEHATTLGRDYIADVFEIKSFLGNLIFNVTITLADMDVQSSGLEESKYTYFKNVDGASSLDEVMTVLDQFMTEVQECTAGAGGKRSDPNMKMLLDYMHEHFDQPLGLAEVAKHFHFNPSYLSSYFSSHKKEGFNEYLNKIRIEKAEELLRSDDVTISEISSMVGYSDHSYFCKVFKKFTGLSPSRYRRKFWA, encoded by the coding sequence ATGAACCGGTTGTGCAAGGTGCTGATTGTTGACGATGAGTTTCTGGTAAGACAGGGCATAAAGCACCATATGAACTGGGAAGCAGAAGGATTTATCATTGTGGGTGAAGCTTCCAACGGTGAAGAAGGATTGCAGCAGGTGAGCCTGTTAAAACCGGATATTGTGATTACCGACATTGTCATGCCTGTCATGGATGGCGAAACGTTTGTCCGTACACTAAAAGCCAGTAATCCGCAGATTGAAGTTATTGTACTTAGCAGCTTCAGTGAGTTCGAGTATGTACGTTCTACGCTTCAGCACGGGGCAGCAGATTATATACTGAAACCGAAGCTGGATACAAATGAATTATTGCAGGTCCTTCAACGCACAGCGGGTAAAATTCCGGAGCTACAGTTTGAGCCGTCGCACGATGGCTGGAGACTTGGACAACTGATGGAGAAGATGTTATCGGGATTTACATTGGATGAAGATAGCGAAATGCCGATGATACGAGATACCTTTCCGTACAAATCCTTTCGATTGCTTGTGTATAAACCCGTGGATGCTGGAGGGAATCCGCTGAAGTTGGATCAGGAACAGATGGAATCCAAGCTCCGCGGTGATCTGCCTGAAGTGGAATGTGCAATGGTTCCCGCAGAGGGTTCATTACCTGTCATGCTTCTTAATGTCGATCCTGCGAGAGATGGTTGGATGCTTGAACGGATTAGACAGTTGGCCAGTGAAAATGCAACAGGAGAAGGCAGTCCTGGTTGGGTGCTTAGTGAAAGCTTTACTTCATTTGAACAGATGGGTGTTGTCTACCGGGAACGCCTTATTAAGCTGATGGAATATCGCTTCTATTATAAAGATCGACCTATCCTGGTGTATGGTGAACTGCCTCCATTGCATCCCGCTGGTTACCAGTTTAATGTGAATATGTTCTTACAGCATGTGAAGCGTAACCGGGTCGAAGCGGCAAGAGAGTATTTACAGGAACATGCGACAACCCTTGGACGGGATTATATTGCCGATGTGTTTGAGATCAAATCATTTCTCGGTAACTTGATCTTCAACGTAACCATTACCCTCGCGGATATGGATGTTCAGTCTTCCGGGCTGGAAGAGAGCAAATATACGTATTTTAAAAATGTGGACGGGGCTTCGAGTCTGGACGAAGTTATGACTGTACTTGATCAGTTTATGACGGAAGTTCAGGAGTGCACCGCCGGTGCAGGTGGAAAACGAAGTGACCCGAATATGAAGATGCTGCTGGATTACATGCATGAGCACTTTGACCAGCCGCTTGGGCTTGCTGAGGTAGCGAAACACTTTCATTTCAATCCATCGTATTTGTCCAGTTACTTTTCATCTCACAAAAAAGAAGGATTTAATGAATATTTGAATAAAATTCGGATTGAAAAAGCCGAGGAACTGCTTCGATCCGATGATGTAACGATCTCGGAGATCAGCAGCATGGTAGGTTATTCCGATCATAGTTACTTTTGCAAAGTGTTCAAAAAGTTCACCGGACTATCACCAAGCCGATACCGGCGCAAATTCTGGGCATAA
- a CDS encoding sensor histidine kinase translates to MKKWMNRLSRLGLFPKLFLVMVISIVLVSVLILWTTIHMSTNLFTETFSITNSKVLNQIKTNFESFNESIAAVTNNVAQSGAIRGFLSEGDADSVSTAKSFYNMRETMNRVQTIIESYEVGITIVGVNGRSFSTNPAYIKKTGDELKQEPITKAAIQSPSRLIFDYYRSDTSEGELQMISATKALTDRTRNHIYGTLYVTMREVEFQQFYSSFTSRGNDVVIMNEKGEIISSNRLDWIGTIQPELLTYAKDLSVDVSKSINARVMGQESIILSEYLPFYRFYLINVVDKSMAMEQLIDMKTVALICTAIVIGALVLVFLITSQITKSLRRLVKQMSNITKSDLDNYIPVSGSYESRQLGHAYNYMLDELHDYVDQLVKTQHEQRNAELAALQSQINPHFLYNTLASVKVLVQQGNKDRAAETINALIGLLQNTISDVSQTVTVEQEVENLKNYVFINHVRYGGRIKAAFYVAPDCTHYHVPKLVIQPFIENAFFHGFIKKETGTIHVMVSRAGESLICEIMDNGDGIEGLVMGETLPNPKNNRQLFSGIGIRNVHDRIELLYGSPYGVTIMSTVGEGTRVTVTLPLITS, encoded by the coding sequence ATGAAGAAATGGATGAACAGATTATCTCGTCTCGGATTATTTCCCAAGTTGTTTCTGGTTATGGTCATCAGTATTGTTCTCGTGTCAGTACTTATCTTGTGGACGACCATTCACATGTCAACCAATCTGTTTACCGAGACGTTCAGCATCACGAACTCCAAGGTGTTGAATCAGATTAAGACAAATTTTGAATCCTTTAATGAATCAATCGCTGCGGTTACTAATAATGTAGCTCAAAGTGGTGCCATTCGGGGATTTCTGTCTGAGGGGGATGCAGACTCAGTCTCAACAGCCAAATCTTTCTATAATATGCGTGAAACCATGAATCGGGTTCAAACCATTATTGAGTCTTATGAAGTAGGTATTACCATTGTGGGAGTAAACGGACGAAGTTTTTCCACCAATCCGGCTTATATTAAGAAGACAGGGGACGAATTGAAGCAGGAGCCCATTACCAAAGCAGCAATCCAATCGCCGAGCAGGCTGATTTTTGACTATTACCGCAGTGATACAAGTGAAGGCGAGCTACAGATGATCTCTGCAACAAAGGCATTGACGGATCGAACAAGAAATCACATATACGGGACACTCTACGTTACTATGAGAGAAGTGGAATTCCAACAGTTCTATTCCAGTTTCACGAGTCGAGGTAATGATGTTGTTATTATGAATGAAAAGGGCGAAATTATATCTTCAAACCGTCTGGACTGGATCGGTACAATTCAGCCGGAACTGCTCACATATGCTAAGGATTTGAGTGTGGACGTTTCGAAAAGTATTAATGCCCGTGTCATGGGGCAAGAGAGCATTATTCTATCTGAGTATTTACCCTTCTATCGGTTTTACCTGATTAATGTAGTGGATAAAAGTATGGCGATGGAACAGCTCATTGATATGAAGACGGTTGCGTTGATCTGTACAGCGATCGTTATCGGTGCGCTTGTTCTGGTGTTTCTGATTACAAGCCAAATCACCAAATCACTGCGCAGACTGGTAAAGCAGATGTCTAATATCACGAAAAGTGATCTGGATAACTATATACCGGTTAGTGGCAGTTACGAGAGTCGGCAACTGGGCCATGCTTACAACTATATGCTTGATGAACTGCATGATTATGTGGATCAATTAGTAAAGACGCAGCATGAACAACGTAACGCAGAGCTTGCGGCATTACAGAGTCAGATTAATCCTCATTTCTTGTACAATACTCTTGCATCTGTCAAAGTTCTGGTGCAACAAGGCAACAAGGACAGGGCAGCGGAGACCATTAATGCATTAATTGGATTGTTGCAAAATACGATCAGTGATGTGAGTCAGACTGTTACAGTGGAGCAAGAAGTCGAGAATTTGAAAAATTATGTCTTCATTAATCACGTTAGATACGGTGGCCGGATTAAAGCTGCTTTTTACGTTGCACCGGATTGTACGCACTATCATGTACCCAAGTTGGTGATCCAACCGTTTATTGAGAATGCATTTTTCCATGGATTTATCAAAAAAGAGACAGGGACGATTCATGTCATGGTTTCCAGAGCGGGGGAATCACTCATCTGTGAGATCATGGACAATGGTGATGGAATTGAAGGGCTTGTCATGGGAGAAACCTTACCCAATCCGAAGAATAATCGTCAACTATTCAGCGGCATCGGTATTCGCAATGTACATGACCGTATTGAGTTATTATATGGATCGCCTTATGGTGTCACCATTATGAGTACCGTCGGGGAAGGAACAAGAGTCACCGTTACACTGCCTTTAATCACGAGTTGA